The Nostoc sp. 'Lobaria pulmonaria (5183) cyanobiont' DNA window AGTAGCATTTAAGTTAAAAAGTTTGGGGCTGATATATATGGAAGGAAAAACTGCAACAGTGAGTTGTGGTTTGTATAGAGAGTATTTTAGTGATTACTTAACTAAGAATACAGTAATTTTAAATCATTCGTAATAAACAAAAAGCTGGTTCTGGGGCTTTCAAATTAGAAACGAGTTAACTCATGTTTAAAGTAATAAATATTCATAGACAGTACTCTCAGTACTTTAAAATATACACAATATTATTTTTTAGTAATATATTTACTTATTTTATTACCTGTTTTCACCCAGCTAATGCTCAAATAATACCTGATAACACTTTAGGAACTGAAAAATCTACCATTACCCCTCAGAATACTCGTGAATTAGTTGGTGGAGGTGCAATTCGCGGTGGTAATCTTTTCCATAGTTTTCAAGAATTTAATGTTAATCAAGGGCAGCAAGTTTATTTTACCAATCCAGCAGGCATTAATAACATCCTCACTCGCGTTACAGGAAACCATATATCTAAGATTTTGGGTACATTAGGTATAGATGGTGCTGCAAATTTATTTTTGATTAATCCGAATGGGATTATTTTTGGTAAAAATGCTCGGTTAGATATCGCAGGTTCTTTTGTAGCTAGTACTGCAAATGCAATTAAATTAGGACAAAATGGGTTATTTAGTGCAACAGAACCACAAAATAGTAATTTACTCACAATTCAGCCAACAGTTTTATTTGCTAATGCCTTGTACCAACAACAAGCAGAGATTAGTGTAGAAGGAAATTTAACAATAGGTAGTGGGCAAACTCTGACTTTACAGGGAGATATTATTACTAGTAATGGTTCTCTTACCGCACCAGGGGGAACCGTGCAGCTTGTAGGAAATCAGGTAAGTTTATTAAATAATGCCAAGATTAACACTGATGCTATTAATAATGGCAATGGCGGCATTGTAATTATTAAAGCAAACGATTTGACGCATTTTGAGGGTAATATTAGTGCCCGTGGCGGTGACAATTCTGGGAACGGTGGTTTTGTAGAAGTATCAGGTGGCAGAGTGGAATTTGCTGGTACTGTGGATACTAGTGCGTCAAATGGCTCATTTGGGAGATTACTGCTTGACCCGAAAGATATTCTGATTCAAGCAGGGGGCACTCTTAGCGGTCAAAGTTTGAGCCAAGCGCTAGCACTTAATAATGTCAGTTTACAAGCTAATAATGATATTACTGTTGATGATGATATCACAGGCGTTGGGGCAAATAATCTTAACTTAGAAGCGGGGCGATCGCTCACCATAAATCCCAACCGCAGTATTATTATCAATGGTGGTAATTTTAACGCCAAAATTAACGATGAAAATGCGATCGCCATCGAAAGAGGTCCTGGAACAGCGCAGTTTTTCATGAACCCAGGTTCCCAAATCCTCACCAATGGCGGGAATGCAACGATTACATCAGGAAAGTTTGGCCAAACCAGTCAAATTAATACTACCAATGCATCTATCATTTCTGCGAAAAGTAGCGGGAATGGTGGCAATATTGCCCTAAACGCTATCAATGATATTACAACTGGTAATTTAATTAGTGGGTTTTTCAACATACCCAATATCACCGACTCTATTAATAGCGGTGACATTACTATCAACAGCACCGCAGGCGGAATTACTACTACTAATTATCTGTTAGCTAATGCTCAACAGCAAGCAGGAGATATTTCACTACTAGCCGCAGGTAATCTTAGCCTCAATGCCGCAGGTGACTTTCCTCGTTCAGGTAATATTGCTTCTATTGGAGACACACCAGGAAAAATTACATTTACTAGTGGTAATATCCTCTCTGGTAAAAATATCCGCATTGTCAATGCAAACTTAGGTGCTGGTAGAGGCAATGATATCACCCTTACCGCCCGCTCGATTTTTCTGGACACTACATCTATTTTTGCCTTGGCTAGGGGTAAAGGTCGAGGGGGAAATATGATTCTCAATGCTACAGATGACGTAGTAATGCGGACAAGCGATATTGGTACAAATTCTGATGCGGCATTGCCTGTAAATCTGCCTACTGGTGCTAGCGGCGATGCTGGAGATTTTACTCTCAATACTCGTCGGTTGAGCATTAGTCAAGATCCAACAGCTTTCTTTCCATTTAGAGCAACTTCCATAAGTACTGGAACTGACGCAAATACAACGGGTAATGCCGGGAATTTAACAATCAATGCTTCAGAATCCGTAGAACTTATCGGTCGTCAACCCACAACCCCAATACTTACCCCTAGCCAATTGGTGAGCCAACTTCTACAAGGAACGGGAGTAGGTATAAGCACAAATGCTTTCGGAAGTGGCAACGCTGGGAAACTGACGGTTAACACTGGGCGCTTAGTGCTTCGAGATGCAGGTGGAATTACCACATTCCCGGTGTCAGGCAATGGCGGAGATTTAACAATTAATGCTACAGAAATATTGTTGCAGAATTTTGCCGGGATTCAAACAGCAACTGCTGGTTCTGGGCAAGCCGGGAATTTGACAATTAATGCTGATAATGTAACGCTCACCGATAGGTCGATAATCAATGCAACGGCGCTAGCTGGTACGGGCAATGCTGGCAACTTAACTTTATCAGTTAAACAACTAAATGTCCGTGATGGTTCTATTGTCTCCTCAGCAACTACAGGAGAGGGGAATGCAGCAACATTAAATCTCAACGCTACCGACAAGGTAGAAGTGGTGGGGAATTTCGCAGACAATAGCAGTTTTCCCAGTACGATCGCAACGGCTTCCTTGAGTCCGATTGGTAATGCTGGGCCTTTGAATATTACGACTGGGGAGTTAATTGTCCACCAAGGAGGAGAGATTACTACCGCTACAGTTGGTCAAGGAAATGGCGCACCCATTACAATTAATACCCGCACGCTGCAATTAGATAACGGTAGGATTAACGCTTCTACAGCTGGTGCTGGTAACGGAGGTGATATTACTATCAACGCTAACGAATCTGTAGAAGTTGCTGGGAATGGATTTGCAGACTTGCAAGAAAAAATTATCAATCCAGCTTATGCGAGTACTCTCAGCCTGGCTAACTTTGACCAAGGAATCGTTGCTGTGAGTGCAGGCCAAGGTAAAGCTGGAAATGTTGTAATTCAAACCCCGAATTTTCTTAGCCGCAATAGTGGCATAATTGCTACTACCGCCTTGGGTCAAGGACAGGGGGGGAATATTACCATTAATACCAGTAATACTTTCGCGTTAGATAACTCTTTCATCGGTACAGGAACATTAACCAATGCCGAATCTGGGAATGTTAACCTAACAGCGCGTCAACTTACAGCCAAAGGCGGCGCACAGGTATTTACTACTACCTTTGGTTCTGGAAAAGCCGGGGATTTAACAGTTAATGCTTTCGAGTCCATTGATTTAATTGACCCCTCCCAGCAGGGTTTCGGCTCAGGCTTATTTGCTTCTTCGGCTCAAACTGCTTCGGGAAACGGGGGAGACATTAATATCAACATTCCCAATGGTGACTTAAATATCCGCGATCGCGCAACCATTTCCGTCAGCGCTTTAGGAACAGGCAATGCTGGAGATATCAATATTGATGCCCGTTCAATTTTTCTTGATCAAGGTTCCATCACTGCTACCAGCGTTTCTGGACAGGGAGGTAACATCAACTTCAAGGTAGCCAATAACTTATTTTTACGAAATAATAGTCAAATTTCCACCCGTGCAGGAATAGAAAACAGTGGCGGTGGTAATGGTGGCAATATGGATATTAATAGTGGATTTATTGTTGCTGTCCCGCAAGAAAACAGCGACATCACCGCCAATGCTTTTGCTGGAAATGGTGGGAATATCAACATTACTAGCCAAGGTATTTTTGGCTTACAGGTTAGTGACAAACTCACTCCAAATAGTGATATCACCGCCAGTTCTCAATTAGGCATCAACGGTATCGTTAATATCAATACCCCAGATGTTGACCCTACCAGAGGATTAACTCAATTGCCTTCTGTGCCTACCGATCCTGCAAATCAAATTGTCGCAGGTTGTCCCAGCAACGAAGAGGCGAATTTTGTGGTTAGCGGACGGGGAGGCTTACCAGAAGATCCCCGCCAAGTGTTGCATGGTCAGGTAGTTTTACAGGATATGCGAGTAAGTGCAGATTCCCCAAATAAATCAGAGCAAATCAGCCATAGAAAAGTACCAGATATAAAAGGGCAACCACCATTACTAGAAGCTACTGGATGGAGAATTAATCAACTAGGACAGGTGGAATTGGTGGCAAATATTACCACCCAAATACAACCTGATGGTGGGAGAAATAAAAGTGATTGTGGGAATTTATCAGATCAACCGTAACTGATTCACCCATCAATATTTAGATGCGATCGCCTGAGATAAATTCCGAACTACGGAGTCATGAACGTCAAACACGCAACACGACGCAAAACCACGACGACAAACGAGAAAAAGACGGTAGTACAGATGAATTAGAACCAAGTAGGAACATTATCATCCTCATCCTCTCCATCACTTACTTCTTCCGGATCATGTTCCCCCGTATCGTCTAAACCTCTATAAGAACTGTCTACGGCGGGAGCAGGTGCTAAGATCCACGAGTCATCAGCATTTTCCACGGTAGTTATATAACCATCGTATTTTGTATCGGGAGCTAGCCTTTGATTACT harbors:
- a CDS encoding two-partner secretion domain-containing protein; this encodes MFKVINIHRQYSQYFKIYTILFFSNIFTYFITCFHPANAQIIPDNTLGTEKSTITPQNTRELVGGGAIRGGNLFHSFQEFNVNQGQQVYFTNPAGINNILTRVTGNHISKILGTLGIDGAANLFLINPNGIIFGKNARLDIAGSFVASTANAIKLGQNGLFSATEPQNSNLLTIQPTVLFANALYQQQAEISVEGNLTIGSGQTLTLQGDIITSNGSLTAPGGTVQLVGNQVSLLNNAKINTDAINNGNGGIVIIKANDLTHFEGNISARGGDNSGNGGFVEVSGGRVEFAGTVDTSASNGSFGRLLLDPKDILIQAGGTLSGQSLSQALALNNVSLQANNDITVDDDITGVGANNLNLEAGRSLTINPNRSIIINGGNFNAKINDENAIAIERGPGTAQFFMNPGSQILTNGGNATITSGKFGQTSQINTTNASIISAKSSGNGGNIALNAINDITTGNLISGFFNIPNITDSINSGDITINSTAGGITTTNYLLANAQQQAGDISLLAAGNLSLNAAGDFPRSGNIASIGDTPGKITFTSGNILSGKNIRIVNANLGAGRGNDITLTARSIFLDTTSIFALARGKGRGGNMILNATDDVVMRTSDIGTNSDAALPVNLPTGASGDAGDFTLNTRRLSISQDPTAFFPFRATSISTGTDANTTGNAGNLTINASESVELIGRQPTTPILTPSQLVSQLLQGTGVGISTNAFGSGNAGKLTVNTGRLVLRDAGGITTFPVSGNGGDLTINATEILLQNFAGIQTATAGSGQAGNLTINADNVTLTDRSIINATALAGTGNAGNLTLSVKQLNVRDGSIVSSATTGEGNAATLNLNATDKVEVVGNFADNSSFPSTIATASLSPIGNAGPLNITTGELIVHQGGEITTATVGQGNGAPITINTRTLQLDNGRINASTAGAGNGGDITINANESVEVAGNGFADLQEKIINPAYASTLSLANFDQGIVAVSAGQGKAGNVVIQTPNFLSRNSGIIATTALGQGQGGNITINTSNTFALDNSFIGTGTLTNAESGNVNLTARQLTAKGGAQVFTTTFGSGKAGDLTVNAFESIDLIDPSQQGFGSGLFASSAQTASGNGGDININIPNGDLNIRDRATISVSALGTGNAGDINIDARSIFLDQGSITATSVSGQGGNINFKVANNLFLRNNSQISTRAGIENSGGGNGGNMDINSGFIVAVPQENSDITANAFAGNGGNINITSQGIFGLQVSDKLTPNSDITASSQLGINGIVNINTPDVDPTRGLTQLPSVPTDPANQIVAGCPSNEEANFVVSGRGGLPEDPRQVLHGQVVLQDMRVSADSPNKSEQISHRKVPDIKGQPPLLEATGWRINQLGQVELVANITTQIQPDGGRNKSDCGNLSDQP